A genome region from Bernardetia sp. includes the following:
- a CDS encoding GNAT family N-acetyltransferase: protein MHIIIQQETEQDHTTVFKLIEEAFKKEKYSDKKEQFLVERLRKSEAFIPDLSLLAKYQDEIIGYILLTKIKIRNEEQTFESLALAPVCVAPKFQGKRIGEKLIQKAHSIAKELGYESVVLLGHQDYYPRFGYKPAHTFRIKLPFDVPKENVMAIELKENALQNVSGIVEYPKAFGI, encoded by the coding sequence GTGCATATCATAATCCAACAAGAAACAGAACAAGACCATACAACTGTTTTTAAACTCATTGAAGAAGCCTTCAAGAAAGAAAAGTATAGCGATAAAAAAGAACAATTTTTGGTAGAAAGACTGCGAAAATCAGAGGCATTTATTCCAGACCTTTCATTATTAGCTAAATATCAAGATGAAATTATTGGTTATATTTTGCTTACCAAAATCAAAATAAGAAATGAGGAACAAACGTTCGAATCTCTTGCATTAGCTCCTGTTTGTGTAGCACCAAAGTTTCAAGGAAAAAGAATTGGAGAGAAATTGATACAAAAAGCCCACAGTATAGCAAAAGAATTAGGTTATGAATCTGTTGTTTTATTAGGACATCAAGATTATTATCCAAGATTTGGCTATAAACCAGCACATACGTTTAGAATAAAGCTGCCCTTTGACGTACCTAAAGAGAATGTAATGGCTATTGAATTGAAAGAAAATGCTTTACAAAACGTAAGTGGAATAGTAGAATATCCAAAAGCATTTGGAATCTGA
- a CDS encoding amidohydrolase family protein yields the protein MQFKKIFPFVFIFFTYFSQKSTAQAPLPAAKQNQPIVLKNATLHIGDGETIIQNGAIRFENGKITAIGDVSEEGAKVVDVAGKHIYPSLILPNTTLGLKEIDAVRPSVDMAEVGDMNPNIRAISAYNAESDVTTTVRTNGVLIAQATPRGQMVAGLSSIVQLDAWNWEDASIKMDEGLHIYLPEYMQQGGWWAAPAEPKKAQEDERNAKIDKIKSLLSEAKAYNQIENPATKNLKLASIKGLFDGTMNLYLHAQWAKDIIEGVSFAKEMGVEKVVVVGGYDAWQVAEFLKKNKVPVIVERTLELPKRTDDDVDAPFKLPYLLQKAGVEYCLNYAGDMETMGARNLPFSAGMAVAFGLTKEQALAAITSKAASILGINERVGTLEIGKDATIVVSEGDILDMMTNKVTHAFIEGREIDLNNKQKVLYQKYKTRIENKKGE from the coding sequence ATGCAATTCAAAAAAATATTTCCTTTTGTTTTTATATTCTTTACTTATTTCTCTCAAAAAAGTACTGCTCAAGCTCCTCTTCCTGCTGCAAAACAAAACCAGCCGATTGTTTTGAAAAATGCAACCCTTCATATTGGTGATGGAGAAACCATTATTCAGAATGGAGCAATACGTTTTGAAAATGGAAAGATAACAGCCATAGGCGATGTTTCTGAAGAAGGTGCAAAGGTAGTTGATGTAGCAGGCAAACATATTTACCCTTCACTCATTTTACCTAATACAACATTGGGGCTGAAAGAAATTGACGCTGTGCGTCCTTCGGTAGATATGGCAGAAGTGGGAGATATGAACCCCAATATCAGAGCAATTAGTGCCTACAATGCAGAATCTGATGTTACTACAACGGTTAGAACCAATGGTGTTCTGATTGCACAAGCAACTCCTCGTGGGCAAATGGTAGCAGGGCTTTCTTCTATAGTGCAGTTAGATGCTTGGAACTGGGAAGATGCTTCTATCAAAATGGATGAGGGTTTACATATTTATTTGCCAGAATATATGCAACAAGGAGGCTGGTGGGCTGCTCCTGCCGAGCCAAAGAAAGCCCAAGAAGATGAGCGAAATGCTAAAATAGACAAAATAAAATCTCTTTTGAGTGAGGCAAAGGCTTATAATCAAATTGAAAATCCAGCTACAAAAAACTTAAAATTAGCCTCTATAAAAGGACTTTTTGACGGAACAATGAACCTTTATTTGCATGCACAGTGGGCAAAAGACATCATTGAAGGCGTTTCGTTTGCCAAAGAAATGGGAGTTGAGAAAGTTGTAGTGGTGGGTGGTTATGATGCGTGGCAAGTAGCAGAGTTTTTAAAGAAAAACAAAGTTCCTGTAATTGTAGAGCGTACACTGGAACTCCCTAAACGTACAGATGATGATGTAGATGCACCTTTCAAATTACCTTATTTGTTACAGAAAGCTGGTGTAGAATATTGCCTCAACTATGCTGGAGATATGGAAACGATGGGAGCAAGAAATCTTCCTTTTTCGGCTGGAATGGCAGTAGCATTTGGTCTTACAAAAGAACAAGCCTTAGCAGCCATTACAAGTAAAGCAGCTTCTATTTTGGGGATTAATGAACGTGTCGGAACATTAGAAATAGGAAAAGATGCAACTATTGTAGTTTCGGAAGGCGATATTTTAGATATGATGACCAATAAAGTAACACATGCTTTTATTGAGGGCAGAGAAATTGACCTCAACAATAAGCAAAAAGTTCTCTATCAAAAATATAAAACTCGTATTGAGAATAAGAAAGGAGAATAA
- a CDS encoding O-methyltransferase: protein MLSYILKYIYFYLKAGNQHNVHSPFVYQLYTLIIQGSEEYYAFEELEKLRQELSSDRTKLEITDYGAGSKVKSKGKNSRTVSEIAHRSAISKKKAELLFRLVEYFKPKAILELGTSLGLSTLFIALASDNSTSQIITFEGCPQIAEKANENFEELEQDHIEIIVGNIDKTLPQTLSSLGVLDFVFLDANHRYQPTINYFHQILEKSHNETVIVLDDIHWSREMEQAWKEIIEHPKVTVSIDLFQLGLVFLRKEQAKQHFKLRF from the coding sequence ATGCTCTCATATATTCTCAAGTATATTTATTTCTATTTAAAAGCTGGCAATCAGCATAATGTTCATTCGCCTTTTGTTTATCAATTATATACCTTGATTATACAAGGTTCGGAAGAATACTATGCTTTTGAAGAGTTGGAAAAGCTACGCCAAGAACTTTCCTCTGACCGTACAAAACTAGAAATTACAGATTATGGAGCAGGTTCAAAGGTTAAGAGCAAGGGAAAAAATAGCCGTACTGTTTCAGAAATCGCTCATCGGTCAGCTATTAGTAAGAAAAAAGCAGAGCTTCTCTTTAGATTAGTAGAATATTTTAAACCTAAAGCTATTTTAGAACTTGGAACTTCGTTAGGGCTTTCCACTCTCTTTATTGCTCTTGCTTCTGATAATTCAACGTCTCAAATTATTACCTTTGAAGGCTGCCCACAGATAGCTGAAAAAGCCAATGAGAATTTTGAAGAGTTGGAACAAGACCATATTGAAATTATTGTAGGAAATATTGATAAAACTCTTCCACAAACACTTTCATCTCTTGGCGTATTAGATTTTGTGTTTTTAGATGCCAACCACCGTTATCAACCCACTATAAATTACTTTCATCAGATTTTAGAAAAATCGCATAATGAAACAGTTATTGTTTTAGATGATATTCATTGGTCAAGAGAAATGGAGCAGGCTTGGAAAGAAATTATTGAGCATCCAAAAGTAACTGTTTCAATAGATTTGTTTCAGTTAGGATTAGTTTTTTTAAGAAAAGAACAAGCCAAACAACACTTTAAATTGAGATTTTGA
- a CDS encoding organic hydroperoxide resistance protein produces MEKKTNFTPLYTAKVMGVSGRSGHVKSSDGVIDLDVRLPKGMGGDETGKHTNPEQLFAAGYAACFGGAIGAVAASKKIKLASPPEVTVHATIGKEGEGFSLSVDIFVHISDVEIEKVRELVEAAHQVCPYSKATRGNIPVNLHVN; encoded by the coding sequence ATGGAAAAAAAGACAAATTTTACGCCACTCTATACAGCCAAAGTAATGGGAGTGAGTGGCAGAAGTGGACACGTAAAATCTTCTGATGGAGTGATAGACCTAGACGTGCGCTTGCCTAAAGGAATGGGAGGAGATGAAACAGGCAAACACACCAATCCAGAACAATTATTTGCAGCAGGCTACGCAGCTTGTTTTGGTGGAGCAATAGGAGCAGTTGCAGCCAGTAAAAAAATAAAGTTAGCCTCGCCTCCAGAAGTAACTGTACACGCCACTATTGGCAAAGAAGGCGAAGGTTTTAGTCTATCTGTAGATATTTTTGTTCATATCTCAGATGTGGAAATAGAAAAAGTAAGAGAACTCGTTGAAGCAGCCCACCAAGTATGTCCATATTCTAAAGCCACTAGAGGAAATATTCCCGTAAATCTTCACGTAAACTAA
- a CDS encoding tetratricopeptide repeat protein: protein MKKLFYLLIPLFFLSYFSTSKTKAQDLPHPDSVEMLITSMAMQIEATQGLNDMYNFDFRSAESQFQWMKRRYPEHPLGYFLMGLSNFWKMMPNEDVTTYDATFNKYMDSTIMYAEKIFDKAEKKSPKQIEAAFFLSAAYAFKGRLESNRRNWTSATIAGKRALNYLEDARGYGDLSPELLFGDGLYNYYVEWIPENYGELKPILWFFKDGDKAKGIKQLEEVTAEGFYTKTEAQNFLVRIYNEESKTDPMYREKALNLAAYLHQSYPQNAYFHRQYLKLLYLTGDGTKTIEESKKALDLIEKGAFGYEATIGRYAAFFLGSHHFRALRKYDEAKKYLKQAVEFGESVDAQEAGYYLYSLAYLGQIAHIEKDYMAAKGYYEKIKDHADRKHPTKKEAKKYLRENRKLFK from the coding sequence ATGAAAAAGTTATTTTATCTTCTTATTCCTCTATTTTTCTTGTCTTATTTTTCTACTAGCAAAACTAAGGCACAAGACCTTCCTCACCCTGATAGCGTAGAGATGCTCATTACCAGTATGGCAATGCAAATTGAAGCCACACAAGGACTAAATGATATGTATAACTTCGATTTTAGAAGTGCAGAAAGTCAGTTTCAATGGATGAAAAGACGCTATCCAGAACATCCTCTGGGCTATTTTTTGATGGGACTAAGTAATTTTTGGAAAATGATGCCTAACGAAGACGTTACTACCTATGATGCTACGTTCAATAAATATATGGACAGTACGATTATGTACGCTGAAAAAATATTTGATAAAGCTGAAAAGAAGTCTCCCAAACAAATAGAAGCTGCTTTTTTCTTGTCGGCTGCTTATGCTTTTAAAGGACGTTTAGAATCCAATAGAAGAAACTGGACATCTGCTACCATAGCTGGAAAACGAGCTTTAAACTACTTAGAAGATGCTAGAGGATATGGCGACCTTAGCCCAGAACTTCTCTTCGGAGATGGATTATATAATTATTATGTAGAATGGATTCCAGAAAACTATGGCGAGTTAAAGCCTATCTTATGGTTTTTCAAAGATGGAGACAAAGCAAAAGGTATAAAACAGCTTGAAGAAGTAACAGCAGAAGGATTTTACACCAAAACAGAAGCTCAAAATTTCTTGGTTCGTATATACAATGAAGAGAGCAAAACAGACCCAATGTATAGAGAAAAAGCCTTGAACTTAGCTGCTTATTTGCATCAGAGCTATCCACAAAATGCTTATTTTCATCGCCAATATTTAAAACTTTTATACTTGACAGGTGATGGGACTAAAACCATTGAAGAATCTAAAAAGGCGTTAGACCTCATCGAAAAAGGAGCTTTTGGTTATGAGGCAACCATCGGACGTTATGCAGCCTTTTTCTTAGGCTCGCACCACTTTAGAGCGTTGAGAAAATATGATGAAGCAAAAAAATACTTGAAACAAGCCGTAGAATTTGGAGAAAGTGTAGATGCGCAAGAAGCAGGTTATTATCTCTACTCACTAGCTTATTTAGGTCAGATTGCACACATTGAAAAGGATTATATGGCTGCCAAAGGCTATTATGAAAAAATAAAAGACCACGCTGACCGAAAACATCCTACCAAAAAAGAAGCAAAAAAATATCTTAGAGAAAATAGAAAGCTATTCAAATAG
- the dcd gene encoding dCTP deaminase has protein sequence MILSDKEILAEIEKGTILVEPFDRECLGTNSYDVHLGKFLATYEDEILDARAHNKIKNFEIPEEGFVLQPNTLYLGVTQEYTETLAHVPFLEGKSSVGRLGIDIHATAGKGDVGFCNAWTLEISVTQPVRVYAGMPIGQLIYFKVDGQIERPYNKKSSAKYNDRSEKPVESMMWKNKF, from the coding sequence ATGATTTTATCAGATAAAGAAATATTAGCAGAAATAGAAAAGGGAACTATCTTGGTAGAGCCTTTCGATAGAGAATGTCTAGGAACAAACTCTTACGATGTTCATTTGGGTAAGTTTTTGGCTACTTATGAAGATGAAATTTTAGACGCTAGAGCGCACAACAAAATTAAGAATTTCGAAATTCCAGAAGAAGGCTTTGTTTTGCAACCCAACACGCTTTATTTAGGTGTAACACAAGAATACACCGAAACACTAGCGCATGTTCCATTTTTGGAAGGAAAATCTAGTGTGGGAAGACTTGGAATTGATATTCATGCCACAGCAGGAAAAGGCGATGTAGGTTTTTGTAATGCTTGGACATTAGAAATTTCGGTTACGCAGCCTGTTCGTGTCTATGCAGGAATGCCGATTGGGCAACTTATCTATTTCAAAGTAGATGGGCAGATTGAGCGTCCTTACAATAAAAAGAGTTCTGCCAAATACAATGATAGAAGCGAAAAGCCAGTAGAGTCGATGATGTGGAAAAATAAATTTTAA
- the ribD gene encoding bifunctional diaminohydroxyphosphoribosylaminopyrimidine deaminase/5-amino-6-(5-phosphoribosylamino)uracil reductase RibD produces MKDQIYMQRALQLAEKGKGSVSPNPLVGCVIVAQDRIIGEGYHQKYGEAHAEVNALRSITKEDKHLLKEATVYVTLEPCSHFGKTPPCADALIRENVKKVVVATLDPNPLVAQNDAGRGVQKLQDAGIEVVVGVCEEQAKYQNRRFLTAFLKKRPYIILKWAQTQDGFIARKDGTSKWISNAVSRKLVHKWRSEEDGILVGKNTVLQDNPQLNVREWTGKNPTRIILAGSGFEQLNSSFSVFDDSVQTFFYIYSEKDKFDNPKKTTFVNKFLQTDLIELEKTNFWQSLFEDLHKKNIHSVFIEGGSKILHSLIENGFYDEIRRFTAPNVFFEEGFEAPKISISPIKTEMIEDNQLEIIINDKSLSI; encoded by the coding sequence ATGAAAGACCAAATCTACATGCAAAGAGCCTTACAGCTTGCTGAAAAAGGCAAAGGTTCTGTAAGTCCGAATCCATTAGTGGGTTGTGTGATTGTAGCACAAGACCGAATCATTGGAGAAGGCTACCATCAAAAATACGGAGAAGCACACGCAGAAGTAAATGCTCTTAGAAGCATCACAAAAGAAGACAAACATCTTCTCAAAGAAGCTACTGTGTATGTTACGTTAGAGCCGTGTAGCCATTTTGGAAAAACACCTCCCTGTGCCGATGCGCTTATCAGAGAAAACGTAAAGAAAGTCGTTGTGGCTACACTAGACCCCAATCCGTTAGTAGCTCAAAATGATGCAGGCAGAGGAGTACAAAAACTACAAGATGCAGGAATTGAAGTTGTCGTGGGAGTGTGTGAAGAGCAAGCAAAGTACCAAAACAGACGTTTTCTGACAGCATTTCTCAAAAAACGTCCGTACATTATTTTGAAATGGGCGCAAACCCAAGATGGGTTTATTGCTAGAAAAGATGGTACTTCCAAATGGATTAGCAATGCCGTTTCTAGGAAATTGGTGCATAAATGGCGTAGTGAAGAAGATGGGATTTTGGTAGGAAAAAATACTGTTTTGCAGGATAACCCACAACTAAATGTCAGAGAGTGGACAGGTAAAAATCCGACACGCATTATTTTGGCAGGAAGTGGCTTTGAGCAGCTTAACTCTAGCTTTTCTGTCTTTGATGATTCGGTACAGACATTTTTTTACATCTATTCGGAGAAGGACAAGTTTGATAACCCAAAAAAGACTACTTTTGTGAATAAATTTTTACAGACTGATTTAATTGAGTTAGAAAAAACTAACTTTTGGCAATCTCTCTTTGAAGATTTACACAAAAAAAATATTCATTCTGTTTTTATAGAGGGAGGAAGTAAAATTTTACATTCCTTGATAGAAAATGGTTTTTATGACGAAATTCGTCGTTTTACAGCTCCAAATGTCTTTTTTGAAGAAGGCTTTGAAGCTCCAAAAATTTCTATCTCACCTATAAAAACAGAAATGATAGAAGACAACCAACTTGAAATAATTATTAATGATAAATCCTTAAGTATTTGA
- a CDS encoding SDR family NAD(P)-dependent oxidoreductase has translation MQTLYFITGTSSGIGNALTHHVLETETSVLVEGISRTQTIHHGNYTHHNFDLSDIENVVGFFGKLNLEKRIKSKIDKVVLINNAGTLGEIGYVGKIPSKSIIQTMNLNTITPFVLMNEFLHTFDKETFGDIEKVIINISSGASKRPIDGWASYCASKAGLNLFSEVVEEEEKILNQNTKIFNVSVGVVDTNMQGEIRNSTQENFSSIEHFKKLKENNELASPQFIAEKIYSIIQSPQNYDDIWQKLQ, from the coding sequence ATGCAAACACTTTATTTCATCACAGGCACAAGTAGTGGCATTGGTAATGCACTAACTCATCATGTTTTAGAAACTGAAACCTCAGTTTTAGTAGAAGGTATTTCTCGTACACAAACCATTCATCACGGAAACTATACTCATCATAACTTCGATTTATCGGATATTGAAAATGTAGTCGGCTTTTTTGGAAAACTAAATTTAGAAAAAAGAATCAAGAGTAAAATTGATAAAGTAGTTTTGATAAATAACGCTGGTACATTGGGAGAGATTGGTTACGTGGGAAAAATTCCCAGTAAGTCTATTATCCAAACGATGAACTTGAATACGATTACTCCTTTTGTTTTGATGAACGAATTTCTACATACATTTGATAAAGAAACTTTTGGAGATATAGAAAAAGTAATCATTAATATCTCTTCTGGGGCATCGAAGCGTCCGATTGATGGCTGGGCTTCTTACTGTGCTTCCAAAGCTGGACTAAATCTTTTTTCAGAGGTAGTAGAAGAAGAGGAAAAAATCTTAAATCAGAATACTAAAATTTTTAATGTTTCTGTGGGAGTGGTAGATACAAATATGCAGGGAGAAATTAGAAACTCAACACAGGAAAATTTTTCTAGTATAGAGCATTTCAAAAAATTGAAAGAAAACAATGAGCTTGCTTCGCCTCAATTTATAGCAGAGAAGATTTATTCTATCATTCAATCACCACAAAACTACGATGATATTTGGCAGAAGTTGCAGTAG
- a CDS encoding VWA domain-containing protein, translating to MFLTEYSSAWIIVALLLGAGYTALLYHKRSSPWGKTWQKVLAAIRFLWVSVLAILLIGILIQQFVTRYENPTVVFAIDNSSSIALQEDSTKLNNVLNSIQTTAQNLEEKGFDIEYRTLSELKNDSLRENTSNTIDNLNFNFSSSPISELLKSIQSEFENRNLSNVVLLSDGAYNQGLAPDISPYSFSLQTIGVGDTVPKKDIVLKSLFHNKMAYLGNQFPIVAEVTHTGFEAREVTVILSQNGRNISTQKVKFSSNQNDLKSIEFLVKATSKGIQHYVVTVVPQEGEFTTQNNTSHAYIDIIDSKEKILLVAAAPHPDIKAFRAAIEKNENYKFDVYLPYLRPADLEDKYDLIIYHQFPDKIVRPMPILEGLRKRTSAELFIIGAQSDYNLFNSLNTGVKIRPLGNQSDKVIPVWNSNFSKFYLTDEQRSRFADYPPASVPFADYDISPQAEIMLYQRVGNIQTKKPLVVMSENNGRKAGVWLAENTWQWRLGEYAENKNQEGYDALLSKIIQYLSTKEDKRRFRVSPTASQFSTSDNVSFDVEVYNSIYEPLLSQNIRLEIKDEEGKTRTYTFTNNSSPFRYSASALPEGAYSFRATTQLDGKTEVSVGQFTVQEIKLESLNATADFGVMRRLANQNKGNFYTLSNLEVLQDSLENQVPTPTVFRNEQLSDVIHLWWIMLLIIGLASFEWGVRKFQGGY from the coding sequence ATGTTTCTAACCGAATATTCTAGTGCTTGGATAATTGTAGCATTGCTCTTGGGAGCAGGCTATACTGCTTTGTTGTATCATAAAAGAAGTTCTCCGTGGGGAAAAACGTGGCAAAAAGTGCTGGCTGCGATTCGCTTTTTATGGGTTTCGGTACTTGCTATTTTGCTTATCGGAATTTTGATACAGCAGTTTGTTACTCGCTATGAAAATCCGACAGTTGTTTTTGCAATTGATAATTCTAGCTCTATTGCTTTACAAGAAGATTCTACAAAATTGAATAATGTCTTAAATTCTATTCAAACAACAGCTCAAAATCTTGAAGAAAAAGGATTTGATATAGAATATAGAACATTATCTGAACTAAAAAATGATAGCCTAAGAGAAAATACAAGCAATACAATCGATAATCTCAACTTTAATTTTTCTTCTTCTCCGATTAGTGAACTACTAAAAAGCATACAAAGCGAATTTGAAAATCGCAATCTTTCTAATGTAGTTTTGCTTTCAGATGGTGCTTACAATCAAGGGCTTGCACCCGATATTTCTCCATATTCTTTTTCTCTTCAAACTATTGGAGTAGGTGATACTGTTCCAAAAAAAGATATTGTTCTTAAAAGTCTGTTTCATAACAAGATGGCATATTTGGGAAATCAGTTTCCGATAGTAGCCGAAGTTACGCATACAGGTTTTGAAGCAAGAGAAGTAACAGTCATTCTATCACAAAATGGCAGAAATATTTCCACTCAAAAAGTGAAGTTTTCTTCTAATCAAAATGACCTTAAAAGCATAGAATTTTTGGTAAAAGCAACTTCAAAAGGAATTCAGCACTATGTGGTTACGGTTGTGCCACAAGAAGGAGAGTTTACCACACAAAACAATACTTCTCACGCCTATATTGATATTATTGATAGCAAAGAAAAAATCCTTTTGGTAGCTGCTGCCCCTCATCCAGACATAAAGGCGTTTCGTGCAGCCATAGAAAAAAACGAAAATTATAAATTTGATGTTTATTTACCTTATCTACGCCCTGCTGACTTAGAAGATAAGTATGACCTAATTATTTATCATCAATTTCCAGATAAAATAGTTAGACCAATGCCTATTTTAGAAGGACTTAGAAAACGTACTTCTGCCGAACTTTTTATTATTGGAGCGCAAAGTGATTATAATTTGTTCAATTCATTGAATACAGGCGTAAAAATTCGTCCTTTGGGAAACCAGTCTGACAAAGTCATTCCAGTTTGGAACTCTAATTTTTCAAAGTTTTATCTGACAGATGAGCAGAGAAGCCGTTTTGCAGATTACCCTCCAGCTTCTGTTCCTTTTGCAGATTACGATATTTCTCCACAAGCCGAGATTATGCTTTATCAACGTGTTGGAAATATTCAAACAAAAAAGCCTCTCGTCGTGATGAGCGAAAACAATGGAAGAAAAGCAGGAGTTTGGCTTGCTGAAAATACGTGGCAATGGCGATTGGGCGAATATGCAGAAAATAAAAATCAAGAAGGCTATGATGCTCTCTTGAGTAAAATAATTCAATATCTTTCTACCAAAGAAGATAAAAGACGTTTTAGAGTTTCGCCTACAGCTTCACAATTTTCTACTTCGGATAATGTTAGTTTTGATGTAGAAGTCTATAATTCGATTTACGAGCCACTTTTAAGTCAAAATATTCGTTTGGAAATTAAAGATGAGGAAGGCAAGACACGTACTTATACCTTTACTAATAATTCTTCTCCGTTTAGATATTCGGCTTCTGCACTTCCAGAGGGAGCATATTCTTTCCGTGCAACTACTCAACTTGATGGAAAAACAGAAGTTTCGGTAGGACAATTTACTGTTCAAGAAATAAAACTAGAGAGCCTAAATGCCACAGCAGATTTTGGTGTTATGAGACGACTAGCCAACCAAAACAAAGGTAATTTCTATACACTTTCAAATCTTGAAGTTTTGCAAGATTCTTTAGAAAATCAAGTGCCTACACCAACTGTTTTTAGAAACGAACAGCTTTCAGATGTTATTCATCTGTGGTGGATTATGCTCTTGATTATCGGACTAGCAAGTTTTGAATGGGGCGTTCGTAAATTTCAAGGGGGATATTAA
- a CDS encoding ParA family protein, which translates to MVISFISRKGGTGKTTNVMHLATTLSSQKKRVVVIETDTNYTLTTLRKMELFKGKKTEKDAPFPILGSTDEVITDELNKLKKSKKYDYILVDSAGKTTDEAIRKLCLASDLVVVPTSLSQNDLLVAYQTIQDLKPAKEINKKLKIAILPNRIHNRTNPKTVENALSNLEVAIIPTFVVNKNKMAEFSTLNSTGEYQEIAENIVSLLK; encoded by the coding sequence ATGGTAATTTCTTTTATTAGCCGAAAAGGTGGAACAGGCAAAACAACCAACGTTATGCACCTTGCTACAACACTTTCTAGCCAAAAAAAACGTGTTGTAGTTATTGAAACAGATACCAATTACACACTCACAACATTACGCAAAATGGAGCTTTTCAAGGGTAAGAAAACTGAAAAAGATGCTCCTTTCCCTATTCTTGGCTCAACAGATGAAGTAATTACCGATGAGCTTAACAAACTCAAAAAGAGTAAAAAATATGACTACATTTTGGTAGATAGTGCTGGCAAAACAACTGATGAAGCTATCCGAAAGCTATGTTTAGCATCAGATTTGGTTGTTGTACCGACAAGTCTTTCTCAAAATGATTTATTGGTAGCCTACCAAACTATTCAAGACTTAAAACCTGCAAAAGAAATTAATAAAAAACTCAAAATTGCTATTCTGCCCAACCGAATCCATAACCGAACCAATCCCAAAACAGTAGAAAATGCACTTTCTAATTTAGAAGTAGCTATTATTCCTACTTTTGTTGTCAATAAAAATAAAATGGCAGAATTTTCTACATTAAACTCTACTGGAGAATATCAAGAAATTGCAGAAAATATCGTATCTTTGTTGAAATAA